The window TCAAGATGACATTAAAGATGCTTGGAAAATGGGGATTCATATGCTTACGATTCCTGAAGAAATTGCAAATAAGAGTTCTAACTTTAGAATATTAGCGAAAAATTATATTGACTGGTTAGAAAAAGGAGCTCCTGAAGTTGAATTAGAAAGATTTGCTGCAGTACCAGATTTGATCAACAAGGCAAGTGCTGAGATGAACGATTGGGTCTATGAGCAAGCTAAAAAGTATAGAAGTCAAGGAAAGATGGTTGCGCTCTTAGGAGGAGACCACAGCACACCATTAGGCTTGATTAAGGCATTAGCTGATGATCACGATAATTTTGGAATACTTCAGATTGACGCTCATGCAGATCTAAGGGTAGCATATGAAAATTTTGAATACTCTCATGCATCTATAGCTTATAATGCTTTGAAGTTTCCACAAATCAGTAAATTGGTACAAGTAGGTATTAGAGATTATTGTGAAGCGGAGGCGATAATGGCTAAAGAGAACAATAGAATCACTACATTTTATGATAAAGAAATAAAGAAAGAATCCTATGAAGGAAAAGCTTGGAAAATCATTTGTGATGAAATTGTAGAGCAATTACCACAAGAAGTTTATGTTACTATTGATATTGATGGATTTGACCCTAAGCTTTGCCCTAATACTGGAACACCCGTAGCTGGTGGTTTTGAATTGGATCAAATTATGTATTTGGTGCGAGAAGTAGTGAAGTCAGGGAGAAGGTTAATTGGATTTGACTTGGTAGAAGTAGCTCCAGGTCCAGAAGGTGACGAGTGGGATGGAAATGTAGGTGCTCGAATTCTTTACAGAATGGCAAATCTTTATGGAGCTTCTCAAGGAAGATTGAATTTGAAATATTTGAATTTAATTGGTACTCTTCATCTGTAACAGGCTCCAACCAAAAAGCTCCACCAATATTGATATTGGTTCCTATTGCTATATGTGTCATTGCATCTGTATCTGTTGCTCCGTGCCAATGTTCGATGTTGTGAGGACATTTTATAACATCGCCTTTTTCAATGGTTTCAATTGGCTTTCCCCTTTCTTGATACAAACCTTTCCCATCTGTTACCAAAAGTATTTGTCCTCCCAAATGATAATGCCAATTTGTCCTTGCTCCAGGTTCAAACGTAACGGAACCAATGTTTACATTGTGAGTGGTATCGGGCTCAACCAAATAATTTAACCAAACTGTTCCTGTAAAATTTGTGCTTGTTACTTTTTTACCTTTAGAAAACGCAGGTTCATTTTGGGACTTTAGCTCAGTAGATTTTTGATTTTGTAACTACTCAGGTTGTAAATTAGCTATATGATTTAGATTTTCTAAGATATTTCCCGAACGTTTGATCAGGGTATCCACGACGGATCTTATAACACAGAAGTTTTCAGCTCCATTGTTGGATTTGAACTGTCCTGATATTTTTTGTTTCACCTTGATGTTGCGTATGGCTCTTTCAGAGGCATTGTTATCCGGTGGTACTTTTTGGTGATAGAGAAAAGTAAAAAGTGACTTTCTGTATTTCAGGAGTCTTTTTTGTAGGGATACTGCTTCTTTATGTTTTGACTCTACAGGTTGGGCGAGTAGGTTATCCATCTTCTCTTCAATGGAAGCAATACTCCTGCTATTCTCTGTATCCGGTAGTTTTTTGAGTTTTCTCTTTAGTGAGATAGCTTCCCTGAACAGGGCCCTAAGGCTGTCAGCCCATTTAGATTTATAGCGTTCAACAATGTAGTTGAGCTCCCTAAGCAGATGTGCACAACAAAGCTGGTGCAGATTTTCCGAATAGTTGAAGTACGCCCTCCATGCATCGTGGCACAATACTGCCTTTCCGAACCCATCGGGAAAATGTGTATTCATCGCCTTAAGTCCACGTGATTCAGATATAGCTAACAGGGTGAGTTCCTCGGTCTGATAAGTCCAGACCCACTGTTTGTTTCCATCCACTTTAGCCCCAGTCTCGTCAGCTCCTATCACAGGACTTTTAGAGACTGCCGTCTTTATCTTTTGCATATATTGGTGCAGACTTGCGGGCAAACCTACCGATAATGTTATCGATACTCCCCTCGCTGAGATTAATACCGAAGCAGTCCCTGAGAAGTTCTTTCATCCTTCTATAGGGAACATACTGTCTGGCATGCAGATAACCGACAATGGTTTCAACACCGCTCCCGTACTGTATGGGGGCATTGATATTGTCAGGGAATGACCCACTGATCTTTTCTCCACAGGAACAGTTTTTGGAAAAGATTCTATGCTCGGTACATACCACTTTAATCACAGGAAGATCCAGGACCTGTCTTTTGGAGGACAGTTCTGCTGGAACCGCCGACAGATCACCACCACAGCAGGTACAGAATAAAGGGATGTGGTTTTCTATTATGTCCGGGGAGGATGTCATTTCAAGGGTATGGCCTTTGTGTCCAGGCTGACCGCCGGTTTTGCGCCCTGTATCCTGACGGAGACTCTGATTTTTTTTGGGGCGGTTCTCGTCTTTTGAAGGGGGAACCGAGCTGTTGCGGCTGTTTTTTGGATTACGGTAACGGGCAAGCTCATTTTCCAAATCGGATACCCTAGATTTTAAAGACTTGACCTCCTCCATAAGCTGGAGGTTCATCTTGATCAGTTCCTGAATAAGCGTATCTCTGTGGTCCAATATCCTATAGAAATGTTTCCTGAATATCAGCACATAATCCCATGAATACCAATAATCCACGCTGTTTTTCCCCACAAAAAAATGTGGATAAACCAACTTTAAAGCTGATTTTCGTACATTCACATACAAATACGCATCAATACACCACAGAGGGCAACAAGACTCCAAATACTTGAATATTGGTCAGTAAATAATGTACCTGAGTAGTTACTTGATTTTTATTACATGACAAAAATAGAATGATCACAAGTGGGAGAAGAAATTTATCAATATTTTTCATTGTCTTTTTTTTAAAGATTGGTTTGAAAATAACTAAATAATTTATTTACTGCTTGATCAACATACTCCGGTTCCCAATAGGTCTGTATATGGGTAGCCCCATCAATAAGAAACAATTCCTTGTTCTTTGCATTAGTAGCTTTATGGAAAGCCTCGTCTGTCATATAATAGCTGTCAGCTTTGCTCCCGGCAATCATCAATAAGGGCTGGTTGATTAAATCCATATTTGTGCTTGCATCAAAAGTCATTAATTCCAACAGGCTACTTTTAGTGTATTTAAAAGTAGAATTTGGATGGGCATGTGTTTTACCATAATATTCAAATCCTTCACGGTATAAGTCAAACGGCAATGCTGCAATCTGCGCATCCGTAGGCTGTGCGTCTCCCAAATACAATATTTCCCCTCCTGCTGCTTCTTGCGCCCGTGCATCGGAAGCCTCTTGCAACCTTTCCTGGATAGTTGAAAATTGTGAGTTCATAAAACCGTTGCGCCTAACTAAGCCTGAATTGAACATGCTTAAAGTAGCTATGACCTTGAACCTTTTGTCTGACTGGGCTGCTTTCAATGCGTACCCCCCTCCTCCGCAGATCCCTAGCAATCCCAATCTTGAGGTATCCACCCCAGGGTATTGTGAAATAAAATCAGCCATGGCATGAATATCTTCTATTC is drawn from Belliella baltica DSM 15883 and contains these coding sequences:
- the tnpC gene encoding IS66 family transposase: MQKIKTAVSKSPVIGADETGAKVDGNKQWVWTYQTEELTLLAISESRGLKAMNTHFPDGFGKAVLCHDAWRAYFNYSENLHQLCCAHLLRELNYIVERYKSKWADSLRALFREAISLKRKLKKLPDTENSRSIASIEEKMDNLLAQPVESKHKEAVSLQKRLLKYRKSLFTFLYHQKVPPDNNASERAIRNIKVKQKISGQFKSNNGAENFCVIRSVVDTLIKRSGNILENLNHIANLQPE
- a CDS encoding alpha/beta hydrolase — protein: MKKILLITSLLIPMLAINLSNAQTAQMQPKKNPYSLVYQGAIAENIKGKVNIDPVTYKIKDIAIVANVYIPANFDASQKYPTIVIAHPNGGVKEQVAGLYAQRLAENGFITITADAAYQGGSGGTPRNVDKPSNRIEDIHAMADFISQYPGVDTSRLGLLGICGGGGYALKAAQSDKRFKVIATLSMFNSGLVRRNGFMNSQFSTIQERLQEASDARAQEAAGGEILYLGDAQPTDAQIAALPFDLYREGFEYYGKTHAHPNSTFKYTKSSLLELMTFDASTNMDLINQPLLMIAGSKADSYYMTDEAFHKATNAKNKELFLIDGATHIQTYWEPEYVDQAVNKLFSYFQTNL
- a CDS encoding agmatinase family protein, with amino-acid sequence MSLKHQIIDSFDPNGVSTYNSLFGLPFDEITAELIIIPVPWEVTVSYSPGTADGPEAILNASMQVDLFQDDIKDAWKMGIHMLTIPEEIANKSSNFRILAKNYIDWLEKGAPEVELERFAAVPDLINKASAEMNDWVYEQAKKYRSQGKMVALLGGDHSTPLGLIKALADDHDNFGILQIDAHADLRVAYENFEYSHASIAYNALKFPQISKLVQVGIRDYCEAEAIMAKENNRITTFYDKEIKKESYEGKAWKIICDEIVEQLPQEVYVTIDIDGFDPKLCPNTGTPVAGGFELDQIMYLVREVVKSGRRLIGFDLVEVAPGPEGDEWDGNVGARILYRMANLYGASQGRLNLKYLNLIGTLHL
- a CDS encoding DUF6444 domain-containing protein — translated: MGKNSVDYWYSWDYVLIFRKHFYRILDHRDTLIQELIKMNLQLMEEVKSLKSRVSDLENELARYRNPKNSRNSSVPPSKDENRPKKNQSLRQDTGRKTGGQPGHKGHTLEMTSSPDIIENHIPLFCTCCGGDLSAVPAELSSKRQVLDLPVIKVVCTEHRIFSKNCSCGEKISGSFPDNINAPIQYGSGVETIVGYLHARQYVPYRRMKELLRDCFGINLSEGSIDNIIGRFARKSAPIYAKDKDGSL